The sequence TAGCCAGGCTGGTGCTGAAATTATCAGCATGAGCTTAGGTGGCGGTGGTGCTAACAGCACCGAAGAAAATGCCTTCAATGCCTTTACCGATGCCGGTGGCCTGGTGGTTGCAGCGGCCGGTAACGACGGCAATACAACCCGCTCCTATCCTGCCGGTTACTCTTCGGTAATGATGATCGGTGCTAACGACGCAGACAACAATATTGCGGACTTCTCTCAATACCCCAGTTGCAGCAGTGGACGAGGAAAGAATGCCACAACAGATGAAACTATCTGTGTTGAAGTCACAGCCGGTGGTGTGAATACCCTTTCAACTTATCCCTCAGGTGGTGCTTCAATTGCCAGCATGAGTGCCGATAATGTTGCCTATGCGACTTCGGCGATGGAAAACACCGGTTACGCCAGTGCCGGTGCCTATTTTATGGGTACGGCCGAGTCCACTGATGCCGGTGCCAATGGCATGGTCTGTATGATTGACCGGGGTGTTATCAGTTTCCATGACAAAGTGGCGAACTGTGAGAACTCGGGTGGTGTCGGTGCGATTATTATCAACAATGAACCGGGTATGCTGTACGGCACACTGGGTGATACCAACAGCACCAGTATTCCGGCTGTAGGCGCTGCTCAGGAAGACAGAAGCGCGCTACTGTCTGCCTCTGCCGCTGAGATCAATATCTCAGTCAGTGACTATGGCTATATGAGCGGCACGTCTATGGCTACGCCAGGCGTATCGGGAATGGCAGCACTGGTATGGTCTAATCATCCTCAGTGTACAGGAACTGAAATCCGTGAAGCACTTAAGGCAACCGCAATGGATGCCGGTGCCGCAGGTAAAGATGAGTTCTTTGGCTATGGTATTGTTAATGCTTTGGATGCCCATAACTATCTGACTGCCAACGGTTGTGCCGGTGGCAATGATGGTGGTGACGGTGGAGATGGCGGTGACGGCGGTACTGCTGATATCCAGTTAGGCGCATCCGGATATAAAGTTAAGGGCACGCACTATATCGATCTGAGCTGGTCTGGTGCAGGCAGCACCAATGTGGATATCTTCCGCAATGGTGCACAACTTACCACCACTTCCAACAGTGGTAGTTTTACTGATGCAACCGGCAATAAAGGTGGCGCGGTATACGACTATCAGATCTGTGAAGCCGGAACCACAGTTTGTTCTGAGATAATCACGGTAGTCTTCTAGATTTCCCTGTGACGACCTGAAAGCGGGCTCAGGCCCGCTTTTTTTGTGTTTTGATTAAACCAGGAGTAAAGAATACTTTGCTCTGATGTTAAAAAATATCAGCCAAACCGCTTTGTTATAGAATAATATTCGGTATAACCTGCATTAAATCATCACATGTACGGGTTGTTTTAATGTATACCAAAGAGCAAATTGATCAGGCCAAGATCCTCTCTCCGCGCCGCAACACCTCAGAATCTTCAAGTATGGAGGCTTTAGCCGCTGAGCAGCTGAAGCACTTTGGTATTGATGCACGGACGGATTATGGTAAGGCGTTATACGATACGGCCTTGCACTTATATCAGGCGCAGGTCGATGTCAGTCAGCTTTGGGCGGTGACCACAAAAACCCTGAATAGCCTCAGTCATGAAGACAAGATTGCCCGCTTTAATGCGAAAAAGTTTCTGTCGTTCCAGTTGGCGAAGATTCTGGATACGCTGCAGAATCCGTTCAGGGCAGTGCATCAGAGTCTGCACAAACAACATGGTTCACATCTGGTCAAGAGCCACTATCCCCTATTTGATAATGTGACGGCGCTGTTTTCGGCCACACCGGTGATCGTGCGCACTGCCACCTATGTGTATGCCTGTACCGAATGGATAGATGATGCGTTTCAGGGTAAGGAATTTACCCATCAGATCTATTCAAGATTGCTTAACCCTACTGCCATTTCTCTGGCAAATGCCATCGTCGACCTGGAGGCCGGCAAGTATTCAGCCGACTACCTGGCCTGGAATTTCAACTCGGGAATGGCGGCCATCGATGGCGTGCTGTCCAATGTACTCAGCCATGGTGATGTACTGGTGGTGTCACGTAACGTCTACGGTGGTGTGTTCCAGTTGTTGCAGGATTATTTTGCCCGCAGTAACCGTATGGATATCCAGCTTGAGTGGTTTGACGGTTACGATGAACAGAGCTTCAGCGAGTTTTTAGCCAGGGTTAAACAACGTCATGCACAGCGTCTGAATCAGGGCAGTGAGCTGCATGTTTATATTGAGTCACCCTGTAACCCTCATGGTTATGTACTGGATGTACCCGGCATTTGTCGTATAGCTCATGAAGAGAATCATCTGGTGATGCTGGATGCCACCCTGGCAACGCCGATTTTGAGCCAGCCCCTGCAACGTGAAGATAAGGCAGAGCGGCCCGATTACGTGATCCACAGCTATACCAAAGATATCTGTGGCAGCGGAGCCACCACAGCCGGTGTTGTGATTGGCGAGACCTGGCGTATGTTCCAGCCCAAAGGCGATAAGGCGAACGGGCTGGACTGGTCAAAGACCATGTTCTGGGATGTGTTCTATATTAAAGGCGCGTTTCTGGATTCTGAGAAGGCCTTCGATGTGCTCAACGGTATGAAAACCCTTGAGCAGAGGGTGATGAATAAAGTCATCAATACTCAGGTTCTGACCCGGGTGCTGGCGGCTCATCCTGATTTTAACGTTAACAGTCATGCGCTGCCCGAACATACTAATGCAGGCCTTCGTGAGAAGCAGCACCGTCATGGCTGGCCATGTGCGCTGTTTACGGTGGATATGGAAAATGCGGCGCTGGACAGAGATACGTTTGTGCGTTTCTTCGATGCCCTGGAGCCGGGTTTCAGTCATCAGGTTTCTATCGGTCAGAACAATACTATTATTTTGTGCCCGGCACTGACCTCTCACTCTGAGCTGTCTGAGAAGGACCAGCATGCGGCCGGTATCTATCTGACCACTATGCGGATTGCAGTGGGCACCGAGAGTATTAAAGAGCTGATTGCGCACTTTATCCACTCAGCCAGAATGCATATCGATCCGATACGTCCGGGCTTCAGTGATAAGTTTATGGCCGGGGAAGAGATTGATGCCCTGTATTTACAGATCAGCACCGAAGTGTGCCGCCAGCACTATGGCTCCAGCGCAAGTATGGTAGACCTTCTGGCAGAGTAAAAGTAATCCGGATGGATGGGTATCAGGTATTTATCCTTGTTGCCGATACAGGGGCAGCAGTTATAACGGAAAAGACTTATGCATGAAGTAAAACTGGAAATTAAGTTTGATGCCCCTGTTGAAGCTCTGTATCAAGCCTGGTACAAGCCAGAGCTGTTATTGCAGTGGTTTGCCCCCGGTGAGATGATCCTGACCCAGGCCATGTCCAGCTTTAGCGTGGGTGGTAAGTACCGCATGGTAATGCAGGATCCCGATTACCAGCAGTATCTGATCACCGGCGAATACCTTCAAATTGAGGAAAACCGGTATCTGGTGTTTACCTGGCAGGTAGATGAACAAGAGCCTGTCAGTCAGGTTCGGCTGACATTTGAACGCTTAAATGACTCAACCTCATCCCTGACTCTGGTGCATAGTGAACTTCCTGATCAGGCGATGCAGGAGCATTATCAGGCACACTGGATTGCCAGCCTGGAGAAGCTTTCCCTACTTACCCTCTGAGGTTGTCAGTACGAACTTCGGCATGGTGTCACTGAGTCTGAAGTCATACACCAGTGCCGTCTCGACATGGCTGACTTCATTGCGGGCGGTAATGGTGTTGAACACAAAGTCTCTCAGATGCTGTGTATCCACTACGGTAACGTGAATCAGCAGGTCATTTTCACCGCCCAGATGATAGAGGCTGAGTACTTCAGAGGCCGGTTGTACCGCCTGCATAAAGTTCTCGACAGTTTCTCTGTTGTGGTTGGAGAGGCGCACAGCGATCATCGCCTGAATATGGGCGCCAAGAGCGTTCATATTGAGTTTCAGGGTACTGCCCTGGATCACCCCATCGTTCTGTAGTCGTTTTACGCGCTCCAGGCAGGAAGAGGGCGCCAGCCCCACCAGCTTTGCGAGGTCTTTATTTGACAGACGGGCATCCCTGAAAAGGTTCGCCAGTATTTGCAGATCCGTGTTATCCAACGCACGCATGCAATGTTTCCTTTCCTGTTAGTTCATTGCCAACATGATACGTCTGTTGGTGTCCAGGTAGCCCATATACTCCTGTGCAATAGCAGCGAATTTCACTTTTTCACTGCTGGCAATAGGCTCAGCCTTTGGCAGTTCTACTGTGCGGGGATTGCGGTGGGTACCGTTGACCAGAAATTCGTAATGCAGATGGGGCCCTGAAGCCAGACCTGTGGCACCAACATAGCCTATGATCTGGCCCTGCTTAACGCTTTGCCCTTTTTTAACCGCCCGCCTGGTGAAGTGCAGGTATTTGGTGGTGTATTTCTCGCCATGCTGGATAAAGACATAATTACCATTGTAGCGATTATACGATGCGGCAATTACCTTACCATCACCCGCAGCCATAACCGGAGTGCCTGTGCTGGCCGCGTAATCAATACCATTATGTGGGCGCACACTTTTTAAAACCGGATGCAGACGTTTGGGGTTGAAACTGGAACTGATGTATTTGAAGTTCACCGGCGCACGTAAAAAGCTTTTGCGCATGCTTCTGCCTTCAGGGGTATAGTAGTTGCCGTCTTCGTAGCGTATTGCTTTAAAGGTTTCACCGCGATTCGTGAACTCTGCGGCAAGGATCCGGCCTTTGCCGATGAATTCACCATCAATATATTCTTCTTCAAAGACCAGATTGAAATTGTCACCGGCGCGCAGTTCCAGCGCAAAGTCAATATCCCAGCCAAAGATGCCGGCCAGGTTCATAATCTGTGCTTCACTTAAGCCTGCGGCGACACCGGCATGCCAGAAGCTGCTGTTAATCGTGCCACTGGCATAACCAAGGCGGGTGTCAACCGGGCGTGATTCGATACGACTGATAATTTCATTGTCGTCATTTTTGTCGATTCGCACTGACTCAGTGGGGGAGTAGGCATAGCTAAGAGCTAGAAATCGGCCCTGGTCATCTTTCGCCAGTTGCAATTCGTCACCAGGCATCATTTTCAGAAGTTTCTTTGCTGCCTTGCCAGCCCGGCTTACCTGATAGGTTTCCTGTGGTGTCAGACCGGCGCGATCAAATATTCTGGCCAGATTGTCACCCCGTTTGACCTGATATTTGGACCAGCTCGGGCCCTCTTCACGGGCTATGCTGAGGCCAGTGTCATCCAGTTGCAATTCCAGCGGATAACGCTTACCGGGTTCCAGCTCTGCGGTATGACGGGACGCGCTTGCCTGCTCCGATGGAACAACGGACAGCACTATACCAACCAGCGCCAATGATAGTATCAACAGCTTATGGGGTTTTGGCAGTTGTTTTATGGTTTGTTTTACCACCTACAGCAACCTCTCAGATGACGGCTCACACAACAAAACTATCTGACAGAATAACAGAACAATAGTTCTGAATAATGTCAGGTTGCAGAATATCTGCTTCTGCGCAGAATTTCTACTCCCGCGCCGGTGCATAGGTATACATTAACAGTCTCAATGTGGCCAGGTGTCTGCATAAGTTGCGCCGGGGTGGTTGTCAGATGGCTGATCATAAATTGTGTGTCGGGATGCGACAGGATAGAATGGCCGACTTATTTTTAGCGGGTAGTGAAGAGAAATACAGATGAATGACTGGCAAAGTGCACTGGCAGAAATCAAGCGGGGGGCAGAAGAAATCCTGATTGAAGAGGAACTGGCAGAAAAGCTCAGACTGGGCAGGCCTTTGCAAATCAAGGCGGGCTTCGACCCCACCGCGCCGGATCTGCATTTGGGACACACTGTACTTATCAATAAGCTGCGTGCATTTCAGCAACTCGGCCACGAAGTAACCTTTCTGATTGGTGATTTCACCGGCATGATTGGTGACCCCACAGGTAAGAATGTTACCCGTAAACCTCTGACCCGGGAAGAAGTGCTGGCCAATGCTGAAACCTATAAACAACAGGTCTTTAAGATTCTTGATCCACAGAAAACCCGCATTCGCTTTAACTCTGAATGGATGAACGAAGTGGGCGCCGCGGGCATGATTAAGCTGGCGGCCCGTCAGACCGTGGCCAGAATGCTGGAGCGGGATGACTTCAAAAAGCGCTATGCCAGCGGTCAGCCTATTGCTATCCATGAATTTCTCTATCCTTTGGTACAGGGCTGGGATTCTGTAGCCCTGCAAGCCGATGTCGAGCTGGGCGGTACAGACCAGCGCTTTAATCTTTTGATGGGCCGTGAGCTGCAAAAAGACGAAGGACAAACGCCACAGACAGTACTGATGATGCCTCTGCTCGAAGGTCTTGATGGTGTGCAGAAGATGTCTAAATCTCTGGGCAATTATATCGGCATCACAGATAACCCCACCGAGATGTTCGGCAAGATCATGTCAATATCTGATGAACTGATGTGGCGCTACTATGATTTGCTCAGCTTCAGGCCGGTTGAGGACATCGCAGAACTTAAACAGCAGGTGGCACAAGGCGCAAATCCCAGAGATATCAAAATTCAGCTCGCCAAAGAGATTATTGAGCGCTTCCATGATGCGCAGGCCGCTGAAGCGGCTCATGCTGACTTTACCCGGCGTTTCTCGAAAAACGCCATACCTGATGAGATGCCAGAATTGGATATTGTCATGCCGCAAGAGGGTATCGCCATCGGCAACCTGCTCAAACAGGCGGATTTGGTTGGCTCTACTTCGGAAGCGGTGCGCATGATCAAGCAAAGTGCGGTAAAGATAGATGGTGAAAAAGTCTCCGACACCAAACTGGTGTTGACGGAGAAAGGACAGGCGGTCTATCAGGTGGGTAAGCGAAAATTTGCCCGCATAAGCCTTTGCTGATAACGCTATAAGTTGTTACCTCCGCCATAATTGGCGGAGGTATAATTTTTTGTTTATGTAACTGCCTGAGTTTATATTCAGTGACAACTGTTCTGAACAGTGTTCATTTTTCCGGTCTTAATAAAATCCTCGTGATCCTCAAAAACTCCTTGTGAAATCGGCAATCAAGGTGTATTTTTTTCATGCTGTTCCCGTTTTGTAGTAGGGATAAATTCGGATAAACAAGGAGTTGGGATATGCGACGCTCGCCTTTGGCTTGTCTCAAGCCGCTTTTCGTTTTGTCTGGGATCTTATTGTCGGCTTCTGCTTTAGCCGAGGATGAGGATGATGCGCTTGCCAAAGCGCAGGCTCAGATGAATGCGGAAGTCATGTCAAAACCCTTTCTGGCTGAGAAGCCGGAAGAGGTAGATAAGTATATTGAAAGTATGCTTAAGCAAAATGTCAAACCCAAGGAGTATCAGGGGCAACACTGGCGCCCTGGTTACACCTGCCGGGATTTACTTCGTTATAACTGGACTGAATACAGAAATTGTCGCTATTACTACCGCTACTATGGCCGGTATTACTAGAACGTCAGTTTTGAAAATGTAAGATGTTGATAATTAGGGTATTAAAATGAAAAAATGGATGCACACCTTCAAAATTTTTATGCTTGGGATGGTCATGTTGGGGCTGACAGGTTGTGCTGCCATGCACACCTCCATTGCCAAGAAAGATCTGGATGTTCAGACTAAACTGAGCACCTCTATTTTTGTTGACCCTGTGCCTAAAGAGAAACGTAAAATTTATCTTGAGGTCAGAAGTGCGGTGATGGAATTTGATCGCAATGCGTTCCGGACTGCGCTGCATAATCAGATTGGTCAGAGCGGTAATGGATACACTTTTACCGAGGATCCTGAAGAGGCACAGTACACTATGAGTGTATTTGTGCGTCAGTTGGAAAAGGCCTCTCCTTCCGCGGCAGAGAATGCCCTGCGTAGTGGTTATGAGGGAGTAGCTGTGGGAGCCGCGGCCTCTTATGCTACTGGCGGCAGTTATCGTGGTGCAGCAGCAGCTGGGCTGGTTGGTGGTCTGGTGTCTACTGCAGCGAATGCGTTTGTTAAAGATGTCACTTATCTGCTGGTGGCAGATATTCAGATTCAGGAGCGGGCTAAGAAAGGTGTGATTGTCAGAAAGGATTCCAAAGTGAATGCGAAAATCTCTGATGATGGCGCCACCACCACAACCTATTCTGAAGCCAGTAATCTGAAAGAATACCGGACTCGCGTAGTGACAACGGCTAACAAGGCAAATCTTGAGCTGGCAGAAGCGCAGCCGATGATGTTTGATAAGACGGCCTACGCGATGGCGTCTTTCTTCTGATCCTGAGCTGGGTTAAAAAAACCGGTGCCCTGAGCACCGGTTTTTTATGCGCTATAGCTTTTAAAACTCCCGCTTCTGAAGCTACTCAAACACCCTTCAGGCGTTTCGGTGTATCAGGCCTTCAGTATTATTACCCAAAAAGACTGGTATTGTCTTTTAACCTGCCCCAGTGATAAAAGGCCCACAGGCCCAGGCGTCTTGCACTTGCCAGTGGAAACTTTGGTAAGGGTGAATCAAAAAAGGGTAGATCAGGCAGGCTGTGATCACCTGCCACCAACTGCGCCAGTCGTTTGCCCGCCTGAGTGGAAAAGGATACGCCGGAGCCACAATAGCCCATGCTGTAATACACTGAGCCGGTATCGTCCGCCTTGCAGATACGCGGGTAATCATCCAGCGAGACACTGACCCAGCCACTCCAGAAATGCTCAGCTTGCAAGCCCTTCAATTGTGGGAAGCTCTGTAACAGTGCATTCAGCAGCCGTTGCCGATAAACAAGGTGTCCGGCGTCTTTACCGCGAATGGCTCCGCGGCCACCAAACAGAATACGATTGTCAGGCAGCAACCGGTAATAGTACTTGAGTGCCCGGGTGTCCATCACCATCAGGCCGGGTTTAAGGCCACAGGCCTCAAGCTGCTGTTCAGTCAGAGGCTCGGTGACAATCACACTGGAGAGTACCGGAAAGTGGCGATTATCCACTGCGCCGTTAAACTGTCGCGGCGTGTAGCCATTGGTGGCGATTACCACCCTGTCGGCTTTAATTGTGCCGCCTGGTGTGGTCAGTAAATGTTTACCTTGTTGGTTTTGCCATTGCCTGACCGGAGAATGAGAACAAAGGCTCACTCCCTGAGCTTCAGCCAGGCTGGCATAGCCCATCGCCAGTTTTAACGGCTGTACGCCAAAACAATAGGGAAACAACAGGGCACCATAAGCTTCCTGGCTATGCAGGTACTGTTGTTGCAATGTGCGGGCATGAATAAAGTGAACCGGATCCTGAAATTGCTTTTGCAATAACTCCGCCTGTTGCTCAAGGCCATTGACCAGAGAGGCCTTGTGCGCAACTTTCAGGTATCCGCCGGTGCTTTTATCGCAATCAATATTGCCTTGTTCGATCAGCTCGCTGACAGTATTGATGCCTGCTCGATACTCGGCATAGATCCGGGCGGCAGTCTGCTCGCCCCATTTTTTCTGAATCTGCGGCCAGGAAAGTCGCCCCGTGCCATTCAGCACAAACCCTGCATTGCGGCCACTGCAGCCCCAGCCAATCTGATTCGCTTCCAATACTATCGATGGGATGTTGTGTTCTATAGCCAGATGGTAAGCACAGGACAAACCTGTGTATCCGGCGCCGATAATGGCCACAGGTGTGTTGATATGTCCTTCAAGCGGATTGGGCGCCGGCGCCTGTATTTCCGACGCCCAGTAGCTTTGTGGATAGGGTTCGCCGATACCCGGTGAAGACGAGGTCAGGGGATCATACATGGCGGCGGTCAGTCAAAGCGCAGTAACATCTCTGCAGCGACACAGTCACAGCCTGTGTCGCAAACCGGGCAGTCATAACCGTCATTGATGACATTTTCCAGCCATTTACCCGGATGCTCTTTGACCAGTTCTCCACCACACTTTGAGAAGTATTTAAAGGCGCTGTTGCCGGGACTGGCCATCCAGATATGAGCCAGGCCACCACGGGCACCCTGTTTCCCGGCATTTTGTACCGATAGCTTAAGCATTTTCGAGCCGATGCCGTAAGCCCGGTAGTCAGCATCTACGGTGTTGCATTTGAAATAACACACTTCGGTGGCAGGAATGGGCCATAACTCAGGTGAACACCATTTATCCGGCTGCCAGTTTCCGGCCGCCAGGGTCAGACGAAAACCTACCAGTTTGTCACCGTCCAGAGCTACCCAACTGGCGTTTATCTGATTAGTAAAACCTGCGTGCCAGTATGCTTCCAGCGCCGCAGGGTCCATATAATTATCGCCATGCACGGTGTTGGCGAGGAGCAAGAGACGTTCAAAGTGTTCGGGCTGTAATTCCCGATAATCAATATTTTTCATTTTTTGTCTGTAGTTATTTGGTTTTTTTGACCTGAATATTAACGCTGTCCAGATGCACATCAAGGGCTTCTACTGAAATGCGGATTTCCAGCACAGACAGCCACAAAGACCATAGCAATAGCACCAGGCTGCCGGCGAAGATCCAACTGCCGACACTCTGGTATTGCAGATAGATGGCAAGCATGGACAGTACGCACAGAAAGAAACTGGCGGCGCCGCCTTCCTGCATACGTTTAATCAGTTGAATGCGTTTACGCAGGTTAGTGACTTGTTTATGGGTGCTGTCACTGTCATCTTTAAAGTTACGGATAATGGAGGCCAGAGTCACAAATCTGTTGGTATAAGCCAGCAGCAGCAAGGAAATCGCTGGAAACAGCATAGCCGGGGTAGTCAGGGTAATATCCATAGTTTAAGAGGAGCAGGAAGGAAGGTTTTCTAACAGACCCAGCGCCGCGGCTTCGGCTTCCTGCACTGAAGGATAAATGCGTTCATCTATTGCGCTGTCAATGCCGCACTGGTGACGAATTTTTGCCAGTTGGGCAATCCCCATTGCAGAGCTGATGCAGTAGGCGTCGCCGACACAGCCGGATTTTAATGCCCCTTCGTATGCCTGACGCAAGTACTCAGCGGCCTCCGGAATTGAGGCCTGGTACTCAGTACAATCTGCTATGTAGGCCCAGGGCTGAGGAGCGATTTTAGCTGCCAGTTTCAGCAAGTCATTCTTATAGTGGCGGGCCAGGCCCGAGCCGAGCGCGCCGACGAAGGTTGCCTTGACCACTTTGCCGTGCCGGTGGTTATGACATTGCAGTTTGTAGCTGCCATATTTATCTTTTCTGCTCACCGGTTCAGTCATGGCTGATGTCGAATCCTTTTTCTGTCCAGCCAGGCATATCGCCTTGCATCAAAAACAGATTGTCATAACCCATGCTTTCCAGTTCTGTGGCCGCTAATCCGGCTCTGCGACCAGTGCGGCAATAAAGCACCACAGGTGCGTCTTTGTCTTGCGGTAAGGATGATATTTTAGCCTGAATGCTGTCATGGGGAATATTTACCGCGCCGGGTACATGGCCTTCGGCATACTCCTCACTACTGCGTACATCGAGGATATGAAAATTTTCAGCGTTGTGCTTTACCTGTTCTGGTGTCAGTTGCTCAGGGGCGGTGGTTTGCTCAGGAGGCAGGGCCCAACCAGGGGAAGCCAGCAATAGCAGCAGGGAAAACAATAAGAATTTCATAACCTGTAAGGCCTTATTCTGTCTGATGCTTTGATGGTACGTCTACCGGGCTGTTGAGTAAATAGGTAGCGCCTAAACATAGGAGTAAATGACCGATCCAAGTGGATTTAAAGGTCTTTTGCAACGCGATTGTTGGTTAAACCTGTTATTTGCTCTGTGTTCAGCTATTAGAAAAAGACCGCCATCAAGGCGGTCTAAATCAGATGCAGACTCATCCACAGTTACATCAGTATCTGTAACTGTCGTCTTTGTAAGGGCCCTCTACAGGCACATGAATGTAATCGGCCTGCTGTTGAGTCATTTTAGTCACCACACCACCAAAGCCCTGCACCATATAACGGGCCACTTCTTCATCCAGTTGCTTAGGCAAGACCTCAACCCGCATGGCATTGTTCTTTTCAGCGTCACTCATACTGGCGAAGCCCTGTTTAAACAGGTGAAGCTGAGCCATAACCTGGTTCGCAAAGGAGCCGTCCATGATCCGTGATGGGTGACCTGTGGCATTACCCAGGTTCACCAGCCGACCCTCTGACAATAACAGCAGATTGTCATGGGGATCATCGCTGCGCAGAATCTTGTGTACCTGAGGTTTAATCTCATCCCATTGCCAGTTTTTACGCATAAAGGCGGTATCGATTTCATTATCGAAGTGGCCAATGTTGCACACCACGGCGCCAGCTTTGAGGCTTTGCAGCATGCTGGCATCACAGACATTCACATTGCCTGTGGTCGTTACCAGCAGGTCAGTGCTTTGTAACAGGGGCTT comes from Lacimicrobium alkaliphilum and encodes:
- a CDS encoding rhodanese-like domain-containing protein, yielding MKFLLFSLLLLLASPGWALPPEQTTAPEQLTPEQVKHNAENFHILDVRSSEEYAEGHVPGAVNIPHDSIQAKISSLPQDKDAPVVLYCRTGRRAGLAATELESMGYDNLFLMQGDMPGWTEKGFDISHD
- a CDS encoding DUF2721 domain-containing protein — its product is MDITLTTPAMLFPAISLLLLAYTNRFVTLASIIRNFKDDSDSTHKQVTNLRKRIQLIKRMQEGGAASFFLCVLSMLAIYLQYQSVGSWIFAGSLVLLLWSLWLSVLEIRISVEALDVHLDSVNIQVKKTK
- a CDS encoding GNAT family N-acetyltransferase; this translates as MKNIDYRELQPEHFERLLLLANTVHGDNYMDPAALEAYWHAGFTNQINASWVALDGDKLVGFRLTLAAGNWQPDKWCSPELWPIPATEVCYFKCNTVDADYRAYGIGSKMLKLSVQNAGKQGARGGLAHIWMASPGNSAFKYFSKCGGELVKEHPGKWLENVINDGYDCPVCDTGCDCVAAEMLLRFD